In a single window of the Bacillus mycoides genome:
- the ptsG gene encoding PTS glucose transporter subunit IIABC yields the protein MFKKIFGVLQKVGKALMLPVAILPAAGILLGFGNAFQNPQLTNVIPALKADWFVMVAKIMEQSGDIIFANLALLFAVGVAIGLAGGDGVAGLAAFVGYLIMNKTMSVFLEVDKLVKVTSTGTDPVKIGFSDPAYANVLGIPTLQTGVFGGIIVGIVAAYCYNKYFNIELPSYLGFFAGKRFVPIATATFSLVVGIIMCFIWPYIQGGLNTFSHQMIDANRTIAAFIFGLIERSLIPFGLHHIFYSPFWFEFGQYTNAAGELIRGDQKIFMAQLKDGVELTAGTFTTGKYPFMMFGLPAAALAMYHEARPENKKLAAGILGSAALTSFLTGITEPLEFSFLFVAPVLFGIHAVFAGLSFMTMQILGVKIGMTFSGGLIDFILFGVLPGRTAWWWVIIVGLVLAVIYYFGFRFAIRKWNLKTPGREVANANEGAGKTEAGELPREVLVALGGKENIASLDACITRLRVQVNEQKNVNKDRLKELGAAGVLEVGNNIQAIFGPKSDTLKSQIHDIMSGRTPHVEKEAPVKVEEAPQQVDENETIVSPIEGKILPITEVPDQVFSGKMMGDGFAIEPTEGTVVSPVNGEIVNVFPTKHAIGIQSEGGKEILIHFGIDTVKLNGEGFEALVAQGDKVKQGQPLLKVDLAFVKENAPSIITPIVFTNLQQGQQVELKKVGNVKKGENAIIDIQ from the coding sequence ATGTTTAAGAAGATCTTTGGTGTTCTTCAAAAAGTCGGAAAAGCGCTTATGCTTCCAGTAGCGATTTTACCGGCAGCAGGTATTTTACTTGGATTTGGTAATGCATTTCAAAATCCACAACTAACAAATGTTATCCCTGCTTTAAAAGCAGATTGGTTCGTAATGGTTGCAAAAATTATGGAACAATCTGGCGATATTATTTTCGCTAACCTTGCGCTATTATTCGCAGTTGGGGTAGCGATTGGTTTAGCTGGTGGAGACGGAGTAGCTGGTTTAGCAGCGTTCGTCGGATACTTAATTATGAACAAAACGATGAGTGTATTCTTAGAAGTAGATAAACTAGTGAAAGTAACAAGCACTGGAACAGATCCAGTAAAAATTGGATTTTCAGATCCAGCATATGCAAACGTATTAGGAATTCCAACGCTGCAAACAGGAGTGTTTGGTGGTATTATCGTCGGGATAGTAGCGGCATATTGTTATAATAAATACTTCAACATTGAATTACCATCATACTTAGGTTTCTTTGCAGGTAAGCGTTTCGTACCAATCGCAACTGCAACATTCTCTTTAGTGGTAGGTATTATCATGTGCTTCATTTGGCCATACATTCAGGGTGGCTTAAATACGTTCTCACATCAAATGATTGATGCAAATAGAACGATAGCAGCATTTATATTCGGTTTAATCGAACGTTCATTAATTCCATTTGGATTACATCATATTTTCTATTCACCGTTCTGGTTCGAATTCGGTCAGTATACAAATGCAGCTGGCGAATTAATCCGTGGTGACCAAAAAATCTTTATGGCACAGTTAAAAGACGGCGTAGAATTAACAGCAGGTACATTTACAACTGGTAAGTATCCGTTCATGATGTTCGGTCTTCCAGCAGCAGCTTTAGCAATGTACCATGAAGCACGTCCGGAAAATAAAAAATTAGCAGCTGGTATTTTAGGATCTGCTGCATTAACATCTTTCTTAACAGGTATTACAGAACCGCTTGAATTTTCATTCTTATTCGTAGCACCAGTATTATTCGGAATTCATGCAGTATTCGCTGGTCTATCATTTATGACAATGCAAATTTTAGGTGTTAAAATTGGTATGACATTCTCTGGTGGTTTAATTGACTTCATATTATTCGGTGTACTACCAGGTCGTACGGCATGGTGGTGGGTAATTATTGTTGGTCTTGTACTAGCAGTTATTTACTACTTCGGATTCCGTTTCGCAATCCGTAAATGGAACTTAAAAACACCTGGTCGTGAAGTAGCGAATGCTAATGAAGGCGCAGGGAAAACAGAAGCAGGAGAACTTCCACGTGAAGTATTAGTAGCACTTGGTGGTAAAGAAAACATTGCTTCGTTAGATGCTTGTATTACTCGTTTACGCGTTCAAGTTAACGAACAAAAAAATGTAAATAAAGACCGCTTAAAAGAGCTTGGAGCAGCCGGTGTACTTGAAGTTGGAAATAACATTCAAGCTATTTTCGGACCGAAATCTGACACATTAAAATCACAAATTCATGATATTATGTCAGGCCGTACACCTCATGTTGAAAAAGAAGCGCCTGTAAAAGTGGAAGAAGCTCCTCAACAGGTTGATGAAAATGAAACAATCGTTTCACCAATTGAAGGGAAAATCTTACCGATTACAGAAGTACCTGACCAAGTATTCTCAGGGAAAATGATGGGAGATGGATTTGCGATTGAGCCAACAGAAGGAACAGTAGTTTCTCCGGTTAATGGTGAGATTGTAAATGTATTCCCTACAAAACATGCGATTGGTATTCAGTCTGAAGGCGGAAAAGAAATTTTAATCCACTTCGGTATTGATACTGTAAAATTAAATGGTGAAGGCTTTGAAGCGCTTGTAGCACAAGGTGATAAAGTGAAGCAAGGACAACCATTATTAAAAGTAGATCTTGCATTTGTAAAAGAAAATGCACCATCTATTATTACACCAATCGTCTTTACGAATTTACAACAAGGGCAACAAGTCGAATTGAAAAAAGTTGGAAATGTTAAGAAGGGCGAAAACGCTATTATTGACATTCAGTAG
- a CDS encoding YjcZ family sporulation protein: MGHVDCGFSGGFALLVVLFILLIIVGAACFC, from the coding sequence ATGGGTCACGTTGATTGCGGTTTTAGCGGTGGGTTCGCATTACTTGTTGTACTGTTCATTTTACTAATCATTGTAGGAGCAGCTTGCTTCTGCTAA
- a CDS encoding Cof-type HAD-IIB family hydrolase: MIKMFVSDIDGTMMQHGGLIDEQDVAALRSLAEQNVILCFASGRLDNEIADLMKAVNTNFHRISVNGVFVYTNENKQLLSANFDSSILPDLLAMTNQDPYFRYVSDEHNYYIEEKTPFIHELEKQVAMTSVEEPNLLQKIDDTIFPNKISIGGTKENLQLLQKKIDEKFYGKVSTFISAEQCLDVMPPNISKGSAISVLLQEFQIQPEEVACIGDSYNDIPMFSLTPHSFAMSQADDAVKEHAHYVVDAVKDAVNQVLVYNEEANKNTTRSL; the protein is encoded by the coding sequence ATGATTAAAATGTTTGTAAGTGATATTGACGGTACAATGATGCAGCATGGAGGTCTGATTGATGAACAGGATGTTGCGGCACTTCGCAGTCTTGCTGAGCAAAATGTTATTCTTTGCTTCGCTTCTGGACGACTTGATAATGAAATCGCAGACTTAATGAAAGCTGTAAATACAAATTTCCATCGTATTAGTGTAAATGGTGTGTTTGTATACACTAATGAAAATAAGCAACTATTATCCGCAAATTTTGATTCCAGCATTCTTCCTGATTTACTAGCTATGACAAATCAAGACCCTTATTTCCGTTATGTAAGTGATGAGCATAATTACTATATTGAAGAAAAGACACCTTTTATTCATGAACTCGAAAAACAAGTAGCAATGACTTCTGTTGAAGAACCAAATTTATTACAGAAAATCGATGATACAATTTTTCCAAATAAAATTTCTATCGGTGGAACAAAGGAAAACTTACAACTCCTTCAAAAAAAGATCGATGAAAAATTCTATGGAAAAGTTAGTACTTTCATTTCAGCTGAACAATGTTTAGATGTAATGCCACCAAATATTAGTAAAGGTTCTGCTATTTCTGTTTTATTACAAGAGTTTCAAATACAACCAGAGGAGGTTGCATGCATAGGGGATTCTTACAATGATATTCCAATGTTTTCCTTAACTCCTCATAGTTTTGCTATGTCTCAAGCTGATGATGCGGTAAAAGAGCACGCTCACTATGTAGTAGATGCTGTCAAAGATGCCGTTAACCAAGTACTTGTTTATAATGAAGAAGCAAATAAAAATACGACTCGATCCTTATAA
- the scpB gene encoding SMC-Scp complex subunit ScpB, producing MDRKEQKSIIEGLLFVAGDEGIYPEQIAKVLEVEVEEVINSIEEMQKECEGSNRGLQIVQYAKVYRFATKKEHASYYQKLIDTPTAASLSQAALETLAIVAYRQPITRTEMEEIRGVKTDKALQTLVSHLLIKETGRAEGPGRPILYGTTKEFLDTFGLKTLDDLPPLSEENEQMNEADLFFGSLQELSK from the coding sequence ATGGATAGAAAAGAACAAAAATCGATTATTGAAGGGCTTTTATTTGTTGCAGGTGACGAAGGGATTTATCCGGAACAGATAGCTAAAGTTCTGGAAGTTGAAGTGGAAGAAGTAATAAACAGTATAGAGGAAATGCAAAAAGAATGCGAAGGATCGAATCGCGGTTTGCAAATTGTACAATATGCAAAAGTGTATCGTTTTGCAACAAAGAAAGAACATGCTTCGTACTATCAAAAATTAATAGATACTCCAACCGCGGCTTCACTTTCTCAAGCAGCTCTTGAAACGTTGGCAATCGTTGCGTACCGTCAACCGATTACAAGGACAGAAATGGAAGAGATTAGAGGTGTGAAAACGGATAAGGCATTACAAACGTTAGTTTCACACTTACTTATAAAAGAAACGGGAAGAGCGGAAGGACCAGGGCGCCCTATTTTATACGGAACGACGAAAGAATTTCTAGATACGTTTGGATTGAAAACATTAGATGATTTACCACCTCTTTCGGAAGAAAATGAACAAATGAATGAAGCAGATTTATTCTTTGGTTCTTTACAGGAATTATCAAAATAA
- the glcT gene encoding glucose PTS transporter transcription antiterminator GlcT: protein MSNYLEIKKVLNNNVIIASHPEHEEVVVIGKGIGFGKKAEDVLEQEQIEKMFVLKNERDREQYKLLVPHVSEKLIELMNDIMLYIQEKAESPLNEHIHIALTDHISFAIKRLKQGLTIDNPFLVETKMLYPEEYEIAEGVVKLLNSRLQITLPEGEVGFIALHIYSSLTNSDLSSVNQNSRLIAQLVSLIETNLQITLDQESIHYLRLIRHLQYAIERVKKGEKVEEAQSFADLLKLEYPVCYNLAWKLVKVMQNELQLPVYEAESIYLTMHLQRLVKAEHV from the coding sequence ATGAGTAATTATCTAGAAATTAAAAAAGTTTTAAATAATAATGTCATCATTGCTAGCCATCCTGAACACGAGGAAGTAGTAGTGATCGGTAAAGGAATTGGATTTGGAAAAAAGGCTGAAGATGTGTTGGAGCAAGAACAAATTGAGAAAATGTTTGTTTTAAAAAATGAACGTGATCGAGAACAATACAAACTTTTAGTGCCGCATGTGAGTGAAAAGCTAATTGAATTGATGAATGATATTATGTTATACATTCAAGAAAAAGCGGAGTCTCCATTAAATGAACATATTCATATCGCTTTAACAGATCATATTTCTTTTGCAATTAAAAGGCTGAAACAAGGACTTACAATAGATAATCCTTTTTTAGTTGAAACGAAAATGCTATATCCAGAGGAATATGAAATTGCTGAAGGAGTTGTGAAACTTTTAAATTCTCGTTTGCAAATTACATTGCCAGAAGGAGAAGTTGGCTTTATCGCACTCCATATTTATAGCTCGCTTACAAACTCTGATTTATCTTCTGTTAATCAAAATTCTCGTCTTATTGCACAACTTGTGTCTTTAATTGAGACAAACCTACAAATTACATTAGACCAAGAAAGCATTCATTATTTACGCCTTATTCGCCATTTACAATATGCTATTGAACGGGTGAAAAAAGGAGAAAAAGTAGAAGAAGCACAAAGTTTTGCTGATTTATTAAAATTAGAATATCCAGTTTGTTACAATTTGGCGTGGAAGCTAGTCAAAGTAATGCAGAACGAATTACAACTTCCTGTTTATGAAGCGGAGAGTATTTATTTAACGATGCATTTACAACGATTAGTGAAAGCAGAACATGTGTAA
- a CDS encoding DUF309 domain-containing protein has protein sequence MYPTEYIQFLIHFHGDYDYFECHEILEEYWKLKPRGERDNYLVGLIQIAVSLYHHRRSNWNGAEKMIKSAIALLEKNSTSLHQLGIDHKQLMFLLNERLHSIHKKEIFAPLFLPLLDVSLEKQCIQLCKKQNLSWKDVNVIPGEYIISKHTLRDRTEVISERHEQLQKRKQR, from the coding sequence ATGTATCCTACCGAGTACATACAATTTTTAATTCATTTTCACGGAGACTATGATTATTTTGAATGTCATGAAATATTAGAAGAGTATTGGAAATTAAAACCTAGAGGAGAACGCGACAATTACTTAGTCGGTCTCATTCAAATTGCTGTTTCCTTATACCATCACAGACGATCCAACTGGAATGGTGCAGAGAAGATGATAAAAAGCGCAATAGCACTTTTAGAAAAGAACAGTACATCTTTACATCAATTAGGAATAGATCATAAACAACTTATGTTCTTATTAAATGAAAGATTACACTCTATCCACAAAAAGGAAATTTTTGCGCCGTTATTTTTACCATTGTTAGACGTATCGTTAGAAAAACAATGCATACAGTTATGTAAGAAACAAAACCTCTCTTGGAAAGATGTGAACGTCATTCCTGGTGAATACATCATAAGTAAGCACACATTGCGTGATCGAACAGAAGTCATTTCTGAGCGACACGAGCAACTACAAAAAAGAAAGCAGAGATAA
- the ptsH gene encoding phosphocarrier protein HPr, translated as MEKIFKVTSDSGIHARPATLLVNTASKFGSDINLEYNGKNVNLKSIMGVMSLGIQQGAEIKVTANGDDAAQALAAIEETMKNEGLGE; from the coding sequence ATGGAAAAAATCTTTAAAGTAACTAGCGACTCAGGAATTCATGCTCGTCCAGCAACTCTACTTGTAAACACTGCAAGCAAATTTGGTTCTGACATCAACTTAGAGTATAACGGAAAAAACGTTAACTTAAAATCAATCATGGGTGTTATGTCTTTAGGAATTCAACAAGGCGCGGAAATTAAGGTCACTGCAAATGGTGATGATGCAGCTCAAGCACTAGCAGCTATCGAAGAAACTATGAAAAACGAAGGATTAGGAGAATAA
- a CDS encoding ComEC/Rec2 family competence protein, producing the protein MKGVRSILLLVSVLLCFSLNSASAKRYMMSIHTASSIHMQRQHFGKMKVSFLKVGQGDATLITLPNGQTMLIDGGPYEAGEVIIQKLIEKRINHLDVIVSTHPDMDHIGGLIPIVEQMPVSLVLDSGKTYSSFTYHTYRNNIKKRGIPFISVKEGQYIPLDPHVSIQVLNNGKSKDENNESSIVLKIRYGKADFLLMGDADIRTENEILKQFDVHADVLKVGHHGSYTSTSETFLKKVDPQFAILSYGSRNPYGHPHQSVVRRLKQRGIMIYGTNKRTVEIETDGEHITMGASGLMPLLK; encoded by the coding sequence ATGAAAGGTGTACGGAGTATTCTATTGTTGGTTTCTGTTTTATTATGTTTTTCGTTAAACAGCGCATCGGCTAAAAGATATATGATGTCTATTCATACTGCGTCTTCTATACATATGCAGCGGCAACATTTCGGTAAAATGAAAGTGAGTTTTTTAAAAGTTGGACAAGGTGATGCGACACTTATTACATTGCCAAATGGTCAAACGATGTTAATAGATGGGGGTCCTTATGAAGCGGGAGAGGTCATTATTCAAAAACTAATTGAAAAAAGAATTAATCATTTAGATGTGATTGTAAGTACTCATCCTGATATGGACCATATAGGAGGACTTATTCCAATTGTAGAGCAAATGCCAGTTTCCCTCGTATTAGATAGCGGGAAAACATATAGTTCATTTACTTATCATACGTATCGAAATAACATTAAAAAAAGGGGCATTCCTTTCATTTCAGTGAAGGAAGGACAATACATACCGCTAGATCCACATGTTTCTATACAAGTATTAAACAATGGTAAATCGAAAGACGAGAATAACGAGTCCTCAATTGTGTTAAAGATTCGATATGGTAAAGCGGACTTTTTATTAATGGGTGATGCTGATATACGGACGGAAAATGAAATATTAAAGCAATTTGATGTACATGCAGATGTATTAAAAGTTGGGCATCATGGCTCGTATACTTCAACGAGTGAAACATTCTTAAAAAAAGTAGATCCACAATTCGCTATTCTTTCGTACGGGAGTAGAAATCCATATGGGCATCCTCATCAGAGTGTAGTAAGACGATTAAAACAGCGTGGTATAATGATATATGGAACAAACAAGCGAACTGTGGAAATAGAAACAGATGGTGAACATATTACTATGGGGGCAAGCGGTCTTATGCCATTACTTAAGTAA
- the phnF gene encoding phosphonate metabolism transcriptional regulator PhnF: protein MNIDKYSPFPIYYQIQEWVKQLIEEGEWKPGDKIPSENELCDKFEVSRMTIRQAINNLVEQGYLYRKRGIGTFVQLPKVEQKLQGMTGFTEDMISRGMKPSSQLLSFRLVPATAKIADRLRIQEGESVYEVRRTRLADDEPIAFETTYLSPTLVKDINEEILQQSLYEHLEKKLGFKLVRATQSIEASIATDNEAEHLHIPKKAPVLVMRQWSYSEGELPLEYVKCIYRGDRYKFITNIARNK, encoded by the coding sequence ATGAACATCGACAAGTATTCACCATTTCCGATTTATTATCAGATTCAAGAGTGGGTGAAACAGCTAATTGAGGAAGGCGAATGGAAGCCGGGAGATAAAATTCCGTCTGAGAATGAACTTTGTGATAAGTTCGAAGTGAGTCGTATGACAATCAGACAGGCGATTAATAACTTAGTGGAACAAGGTTATTTATACCGGAAACGTGGGATTGGAACGTTCGTCCAACTTCCGAAAGTGGAGCAAAAGTTGCAAGGAATGACGGGATTCACAGAAGATATGATATCTCGTGGTATGAAACCGAGCAGCCAGTTATTAAGTTTCCGCCTAGTTCCAGCTACTGCTAAAATAGCAGACCGGCTGAGAATACAAGAGGGAGAATCGGTTTATGAAGTGAGGCGTACGCGCTTAGCTGATGACGAACCGATTGCATTTGAGACGACATATTTGTCGCCAACTCTTGTGAAAGATATTAACGAAGAAATATTACAACAATCTTTATATGAACATTTAGAGAAAAAACTGGGCTTTAAGCTTGTTCGCGCTACTCAATCAATTGAAGCTTCAATTGCAACGGATAATGAAGCTGAACATCTGCATATTCCTAAAAAGGCGCCTGTACTTGTAATGCGTCAATGGTCATATTCAGAAGGTGAGTTACCGTTAGAGTATGTGAAATGTATTTATCGTGGGGATCGTTACAAGTTTATTACGAACATCGCACGTAACAAGTAA
- the nagA gene encoding N-acetylglucosamine-6-phosphate deacetylase, giving the protein MKTQVVINAEIYTGKEVVENGFIRYTETVKEIGLMAQYVSQENETVLDVAGKIVIPGMIDVHIHGGYDIDAMDANSDGLVTLGKEMLKEGVTTYFPTTMTQAPEAIEAALSAAKEAKDKGAHFEYIHLEGPYVSKKRAGAQPLEHIVPASIEQFKQWQEASGNLIKLVTYAPEEEGALEFEQYLAETGVVGTMGHTDAIDAQLKNRKITHATHLYNQMRGLHHREPGVVGHVLLNPDVMVEVITDGIHIHPDMVKLAYKLKGPKKVSVITDAMRAKGLEEGLYELGGQPVHVKDGSARLEDGTLAGSILKMDQAFRNVIEFTGCSIEEAVLMTSVNQAEEFGLNNKGALAVGKDADFVVMTEELHVYDTVRLGIHMKEGK; this is encoded by the coding sequence ATGAAAACGCAAGTTGTCATCAATGCCGAAATTTATACAGGTAAAGAAGTAGTGGAAAACGGATTTATTCGTTACACAGAAACAGTTAAAGAAATTGGTTTGATGGCTCAATATGTATCACAAGAAAATGAAACTGTGTTAGATGTGGCAGGAAAGATTGTGATTCCAGGTATGATTGATGTTCATATTCATGGTGGATACGATATTGATGCGATGGATGCAAATAGCGATGGATTAGTAACTCTTGGTAAAGAAATGTTAAAAGAAGGAGTTACAACTTACTTCCCAACAACAATGACACAAGCTCCAGAAGCGATTGAAGCGGCGCTAAGTGCTGCGAAGGAAGCGAAAGACAAAGGAGCACATTTCGAATATATTCACTTAGAAGGACCATATGTTTCAAAAAAACGTGCGGGTGCACAACCACTTGAACATATTGTTCCTGCGAGTATCGAGCAATTTAAACAATGGCAGGAAGCAAGCGGTAATTTAATTAAATTAGTAACATATGCACCGGAAGAAGAAGGTGCGTTAGAGTTTGAACAGTATCTTGCTGAAACAGGTGTTGTTGGCACAATGGGGCATACAGATGCAATTGATGCACAACTGAAAAATAGAAAAATTACACATGCAACACATTTATACAATCAAATGCGTGGATTACATCATCGTGAACCAGGAGTTGTTGGTCATGTGTTATTAAATCCAGATGTAATGGTTGAAGTAATTACAGATGGTATTCACATTCACCCTGATATGGTGAAATTAGCATATAAATTAAAAGGACCGAAAAAAGTAAGTGTCATTACAGATGCAATGCGTGCAAAAGGTCTTGAAGAAGGATTATATGAGCTTGGCGGACAGCCAGTACATGTAAAAGATGGCAGTGCCCGATTAGAAGATGGAACGTTAGCTGGTAGTATTTTAAAAATGGATCAAGCTTTCCGAAATGTAATTGAATTTACAGGATGTTCAATCGAGGAGGCAGTGTTAATGACATCAGTTAACCAAGCAGAAGAATTTGGATTAAATAATAAAGGCGCATTAGCGGTAGGTAAAGATGCAGACTTTGTTGTTATGACTGAAGAATTACATGTATATGATACGGTTCGTTTAGGAATTCATATGAAGGAAGGGAAGTAA
- the nagB gene encoding glucosamine-6-phosphate deaminase, whose amino-acid sequence MNILVVKTPEELAEAGYKLIKEVVKSKENPTLGMATGSSPLGIYAEMRKNKLDTSHATTVNLDEYVNLPHEDKNSYHYFMQEQLFDHLPFKQTYVPNGMASDLEEECKHYEGILVANPVDLQILGIGENGHIGFNEPGTPFNSPTNIVELTESTRQANLRFFENEEDVPTHATTMGIGSIMKAKQILLVAMGSKKAEAIKELLQGEYSEACPATVLQRHPNVTVIADPEALSLCSEAIADEHRQVFTISDLLSDSRVGETAN is encoded by the coding sequence ATGAATATTCTAGTTGTAAAAACTCCAGAAGAATTAGCAGAAGCAGGTTATAAGTTAATTAAAGAGGTTGTAAAATCAAAAGAAAATCCAACTTTAGGAATGGCTACAGGAAGCTCTCCATTAGGTATTTATGCAGAAATGCGAAAAAATAAACTTGATACAAGTCATGCAACCACTGTAAACTTAGATGAGTACGTAAATTTACCACACGAAGATAAAAACAGCTATCACTATTTCATGCAAGAACAGTTGTTTGATCATCTTCCATTTAAACAAACTTATGTACCGAATGGGATGGCAAGTGATTTAGAGGAAGAGTGCAAGCATTATGAAGGCATTCTAGTAGCTAACCCAGTTGACTTACAGATTCTTGGAATCGGTGAAAACGGTCACATCGGATTTAATGAGCCAGGAACACCATTTAATTCTCCAACTAACATTGTAGAATTAACAGAATCTACACGCCAAGCAAACCTTCGCTTCTTTGAAAATGAAGAAGATGTGCCGACTCATGCGACTACAATGGGAATTGGAAGTATTATGAAAGCGAAACAAATTCTACTTGTTGCTATGGGATCTAAAAAGGCAGAAGCTATTAAAGAATTATTGCAAGGTGAATATAGTGAGGCGTGTCCTGCTACAGTTTTACAACGTCATCCGAATGTAACCGTAATCGCAGATCCAGAAGCTCTATCTTTATGCAGTGAGGCGATTGCTGATGAACATCGACAAGTATTCACCATTTCCGATTTATTATCAGATTCAAGAGTGGGTGAAACAGCTAATTGA
- a CDS encoding segregation/condensation protein A, which yields MQYNFKVEAFEGPLDLLLHLINRYEIDIYNIPVAKITEQYLSYVHTMKELQLDVASEYLVMAATLLQIKSKMLLPKQEEDVPDNGEDFIDDPRQELMERLIEYKKYKQVATELKEREQERAQLYTRPPIDFTSFQQEEETSLPLDVTLYDMLAAFQKLMRRKKAKTPVTTRITRQEIPIAQRMTDILQQLEVRGGRQSFYDLFADEEREIMVVTFLAVLELMKNQQIIIEQEHNFDEIFVSSSNKSV from the coding sequence GTGCAGTATAATTTTAAAGTAGAGGCTTTTGAAGGGCCTTTAGATCTATTGTTACACTTAATAAATCGTTACGAAATTGATATATATAATATTCCTGTAGCGAAAATTACAGAGCAATATCTATCTTATGTCCATACGATGAAAGAATTACAATTAGATGTTGCCAGTGAGTATTTAGTAATGGCTGCAACGTTATTACAAATTAAAAGTAAAATGTTGTTACCGAAACAAGAAGAAGATGTACCTGATAACGGTGAAGACTTTATAGATGATCCTCGTCAAGAATTGATGGAGAGGTTAATTGAATATAAGAAATATAAGCAAGTTGCTACTGAGTTAAAAGAAAGAGAACAAGAAAGAGCACAGCTATATACACGTCCGCCAATTGATTTTACATCATTTCAACAAGAAGAGGAGACAAGCTTACCTCTTGATGTTACGTTATATGATATGTTAGCGGCATTTCAAAAGCTAATGCGTCGTAAAAAAGCAAAAACCCCCGTAACAACGCGAATTACTCGCCAAGAAATACCAATTGCACAGCGAATGACTGATATTCTACAACAGTTAGAAGTAAGAGGCGGTCGTCAAAGCTTTTATGATTTGTTTGCTGATGAAGAACGTGAAATAATGGTTGTAACATTTTTAGCGGTTCTTGAGCTAATGAAAAATCAACAAATCATAATTGAGCAGGAACATAATTTTGATGAAATTTTCGTATCAAGCTCTAATAAATCCGTATAG
- the ribT gene encoding GNAT family N-acetyltransferase RibT: MLIRFKKSYEKIAMGLLSFMPTEKDVKTLQLTMKEYEAKEDWQLYLWKQNEDFVGIMGIIKKEDQVLEIQHLSVNPSHRHMGIGTKMVQELKSKFLEFTICGNEQTASFCKKCKELEQNIHS, translated from the coding sequence ATGTTAATTCGTTTTAAAAAAAGTTATGAAAAAATTGCAATGGGGCTTCTTTCATTTATGCCAACTGAAAAAGATGTAAAAACATTACAATTGACAATGAAAGAATATGAAGCGAAAGAGGATTGGCAATTGTATTTGTGGAAACAAAATGAAGATTTTGTTGGGATAATGGGGATTATAAAAAAAGAAGATCAGGTATTGGAAATTCAGCATTTGAGCGTGAATCCGTCTCACCGTCATATGGGGATTGGGACGAAGATGGTTCAAGAGCTTAAGAGTAAATTTCTTGAGTTTACAATTTGCGGAAATGAGCAAACAGCAAGTTTTTGCAAAAAGTGTAAAGAGCTTGAACAAAATATACATTCATGA